A region from the Drosophila bipectinata strain 14024-0381.07 chromosome 3R, DbipHiC1v2, whole genome shotgun sequence genome encodes:
- the LOC108122598 gene encoding uncharacterized protein, translated as MSGRDYNGEPGCHSPEELQRNFRHFWDPTAYWKCGKADQPAQLQHCPANELFYDREQRCVKWKDWQWTEPQDPPTRPRK; from the coding sequence ATGTCTGGAAGGGACTATAATGGTGAGCCGGGATGCCACAGTCCGGAGGAACTGCAGCGGAACTTCCGGCACTTCTGGGATCCCACTGCCTACTGGAAGTGCGGGAAGGCGGATCAGCCGGCCCAGCTCCAGCACTGCCCCGCCAATGAGCTGTTCTACGACAGAGAGCAACGTTGCGTGAAGTGGAAGGACTGGCAGTGGACTGAACCACAGGATCCGCCCACGAGGCCACGAAAATAA